Proteins from one Litoribrevibacter albus genomic window:
- the folD gene encoding bifunctional methylenetetrahydrofolate dehydrogenase/methenyltetrahydrofolate cyclohydrolase FolD, which produces MTAQIIDGKKISEDIKNTIAKQVAARAEQGKRAPGLAVVLVGGNPASQVYVAHKRKSCQQVGFLSKSFDLPENTSQESLEELIDELNADEAIDGILVQLPLPQHLNSDSILERIRPDKDVDGFHPYNLGRLAQRLPVLRPCTPKGVVTLLESTGIDFHGKHAVIVGASNIVGRPMGLELLIKGCTVTTTHRFTKDLPSHLAQADIVIAAAGKPGLVKGEWIPDGAVVVDVGINRLDNGKLVGDVEYEEAAKRAAWITPVPGGVGPMTVATLMENTLFACAELHDK; this is translated from the coding sequence ATGACAGCTCAAATCATTGATGGTAAAAAAATCTCCGAAGACATTAAGAACACTATCGCGAAGCAAGTTGCGGCTCGTGCTGAACAAGGCAAGCGCGCTCCAGGTTTAGCGGTTGTATTAGTCGGCGGTAACCCAGCATCTCAGGTTTATGTAGCCCACAAACGTAAATCATGTCAGCAGGTTGGTTTTCTTTCCAAGTCGTTTGATCTTCCTGAAAACACTAGCCAAGAGTCATTAGAAGAACTTATCGATGAACTAAATGCAGATGAAGCCATTGACGGCATCCTGGTTCAGCTACCACTACCTCAACATCTAAATTCAGATTCTATTCTGGAGCGAATCCGCCCGGACAAAGACGTTGATGGCTTCCACCCATACAACCTAGGCCGTTTGGCACAACGCCTGCCGGTTTTACGTCCTTGCACACCAAAAGGTGTAGTAACTCTTCTGGAATCTACCGGTATCGATTTTCATGGTAAGCATGCCGTGATTGTTGGCGCATCAAATATTGTTGGTCGCCCAATGGGTCTTGAACTACTCATCAAAGGCTGCACAGTAACAACAACTCACCGATTCACTAAAGATCTTCCTAGCCACCTTGCTCAAGCAGACATCGTAATTGCTGCAGCCGGCAAACCAGGTCTAGTTAAAGGCGAATGGATTCCTGATGGTGCAGTTGTAGTGGATGTAGGTATCAACCGCCTAGACAATGGTAAGTTAGTGGGCGATGTTGAGTACGAAGAAGCAGCCAAACGCGCAGCATGGATCACCCCAGTTCCTGGCGGTGTAGGCCCAATGACGGTTGCCACACTGATGGAAAATACATTATTTGCCTGCGCTGAGCTTCACGACAAATAA